A window of Onychomys torridus chromosome 15, mOncTor1.1, whole genome shotgun sequence genomic DNA:
caAGAGCCGAGGCTGCAGACTCTACCTGCTGGCAGTCGTTCCTCCTTTAACCTGATTTCTGGACAGACAGGCCTCTGGCTTTTCCCAGATTGCTCTTCCCCGCGCACGCCTTTCCTACTTATCTCGATCCTCCAGCCCCTAAACTGCtctcccctttttctcttccttgaaaGGCCCTCTTGAGCCTCGGCAGGTCTCAGTAGGCTGAGCTGCTAGGTAGCAGGTCGTAGCGCCCCCCACTGTAGACCACCACACCGGGTGGATAGTAGAGCAGGTCAGGTTCTGCAGAGGCGTTAAGCGGCGCCAGGGCCTGCAGCCCGTGATCTTCCGGCTCTGGTTTGGTGGTGGCAGTGAAGGGGCGCATGCTGGTGAGCGAAGGGGACGCGATGCGCCACAGCAGGTTTTTGAGCGCCTTTCGGAACTCGCGGCGCACTAAGCAGTAGAGGATCGGGTTGAGGCAGCTATTGGAGTGGGCTAGACACACGCTGACTGGGAACGCGTACGCCTGGCACAGAAAGTACTCCTGGCTGAAGGGCACCGCGTTGAACTTGATGAGGATGCTCCAGGTGGTGAGCGCCTGGTTGGGCAGCCAACACAGGAAGAAGGACAGGACTACGATGGTCACCGACTTGGTGACCTTGGACCGTCTCCGAGCGCTGGCTGCACTCAGGCCTCCTCCAGCCGCTGCTGCTCCCCCAGCTCCATCCGTCGTCCCCACTACGCGGCGGGTCGGAGATGAAGCGCACCAGCAACAGGTAACACAGACTGATGATACTCAGCGGCAGCAGGAAGCCCAGCAACACCTTCTGCAGGTGGTACAAACCCAGCCAGAACTGCCTGTCCCAGCCCAGAAGCTTGTCCGGGAAGTGCATGAGGCACAGCTCCTCGCCCATCACCCTGATGGTGGTAGAGAAAATGACATTGGGCAGCGAGGCTAAGCAGGCAGAAGCCCAGATCAACCCACACAACACCTTGGCTGAGAAACAGCAGCTGTTCCTTAAGCTCTGGCCGCAGCAGTCGCCTCGGCCATGCCCTCGGGTCCGATGGCTCTTCAAAGCCGAGGCCACAGAGTGGTAGCGCGCCACGCTCATAGCGGTGAGAAAGAAGACGCTAGCGTACATGTTCATGGACGTCACCATGGACACGATCTTACACATGGCCTTGCCGAAGGGCCACTTGAAGTCTAGGGCGTTCTCCACCGCCCAGAAGGGCAAAGTGAGCACGAATTGAAAGTCAGTCAGCGCCAGGTTAGTGACGAAGAGGTTGATGGAAGATTTGCGCCACCCTTGCTTGCTTTTCATCAGGTAGAGAACCAGCAGGTTGCCGGCCAGTCCCAGAGCACAAACCACCCAGTAAACCGCGCTGATGAGGATCCGTACCCGGGCCTCAGTGTCTGCGCTCTCTGCCCCGCCGCTTCCAGGGGGATACCCGGGCGCCGCACCGTCTGGCAACTCCAACCCCAGGTCCCACCACAAGTCCGGAAGCTGCAGCGACGCGTTGCTGCTCGTGTTGGCAACCTCCAGCAAGCCTGGGATGAGACTGAAGAATTCTGAGAGCTCATCACCGGCAGCCGCCTTACTCATGGTGGCTGCGGTGGTTGCAGAAGCCACCTGCATGCGCAGGTGCCTCTGGGTCATGTTCTGCCGGCCAACCACCCGAGAGGCACCGCTGCTCGCTCCGGGTGTGGTACCCAAGCGGGCGCGGATGCTGGAGCAGTCTAAGAAGCCGCTGAAGCTGCGCCTGGAAACTGGATGCTGAGCCCAGTCCGCGCCCAGAACCGCCGTGGGCTCAAGATTTGGCTGAGCTCAGCGTCACTTCTTAACCAGTTTAGAGCAGAGGAGGGTAGTTTCAGGCAAGTGGCCCGGGATCAAGGCTCCTCCTGGTGAGGACTGAGTCTTACCTCTCCGCTTCCCTGTTGTGACTTAGACACAGCCTTCTGCCCAGGAGCACAGTTCTCTGGCCGCTTCTCTACCCAATACCTTTGTTGGCTTTTGCTGTTGCCTGGACGAGATTCtctccttttaaaagaaaacagagatagTGAACATCCGTATCTCACTCTGCCTGGGGGTTATTTCACGCCATCGCAACCTGTAGTTCAGTTGGTGTTTTCTGTTTGTCCGGTATTGTCAACCCCGGGTGGCTAACCAGAGTTACAGGAGTTACATTCGCACCCACTGAGTCTCTGCGGAGAGCCCCAAAGAGCATGCGTAATCCCCCTGTGCAGGAAGGGAGTGCTTTCCGAGGTGCTGAACTCTGCGCGCCACCCACGGGGAGGCAGCTACCACTGGCAACACCCCGTCTCTTCTCCCTAGCTGCAGAAGGAGTggtcttaaccttttcttttctcagtgagtctgtttccttccttttttattctttttatggccatttttttttttttttttgccttttctccTCTCACATTGAAATCGTCCGACTTACACAATAGTGgcaccctttcttctttaagtcaAATGACAATTTATCTTTTCCGAATACGCGAACTGACGCTCCCTCTCCCCTTCAATTAGCACATTGGCAGAATTCCAAGGATTGGTGTTTGCCTGGAATCGGGTGTATTTTGAAAACTGGAACTATGGCAGTTACTTCTCGACGTTGTAGTTTATTTAAATGCCAGACTAGTTGCTCTGATGTAAACTACACTTTTAAAGAAGGACCTAATGAATTTGGAGTGTTTTCTTTACTGAAGAACTAAACTGAAATCCAAGTGTGCTAAGCATGCAGAAATTGTCCTAACTTCTGGGATAATAAAGGGTTCCTGACTTTAATAACAGCAATTAGGGTTGTAACATTAGGTGTAGTGGAAGAAGTaaagacatttaatgaaaaagagaaacaataagaaaggaaagaagtacTCAACAGTCTTAGGAAGTTTAACAGTCTTAATTGCGAAGCACATTTTAAAAGGGCACTTTGCAGCAGACGCTGCATTTCTCTGTTTTACCAATAGAGGCCGCCAGAgctttaataaaaatcaaacgtAACAGCAGTGGATCCGTTCTGATCTGAAGCCTCTTCCCTGCCCTGGTAattctgagcagctgtggacactTGTGCCTCTTGGCACCCCTGCTTTATAGCCTAGTCTTCAAGctcactttttcatttttaataagctttttctttctccgtca
This region includes:
- the Rxfp3 gene encoding LOW QUALITY PROTEIN: relaxin-3 receptor 1 (The sequence of the model RefSeq protein was modified relative to this genomic sequence to represent the inferred CDS: deleted 1 base in 1 codon), translated to MTQRHLRMQVASATTAATMSKAAAGDELSEFFSLIPGLLEVANTSSNASLQLPDLWWDLGLELPDGAAPGYPPGSGGAESADTEARVRILISAVYWVVCALGLAGNLLVLYLMKSKQGWRKSSINLFVTNLALTDFQFVLTLPFWAVENALDFKWPFGKAMCKIVSMVTSMNMYASVFFLTAMSVARYHSVASALKSHRTRGHGRGDCCGQSLRNSCCFSAKVLCGLIWASACLASLPNVIFSTTIRVMGEELCLMHFPDKLLGWDRQFWLGLYHLQKVLLGFLLPLSIISLCYLLLVRFISDRRVVGTTDGAGGAAAAGGGLSAASARRRSKVTKSVTIVVLSFFLCWLPNQALTTWSILIKFNAVPFSQEYFLCQAYAFPVSVCLAHSNSCLNPILYCLVRREFRKALKNLLWRIASPSLTSMRPFTATTKPEPEDHGLQALAPLNASAEPDLLYYPPGVVVYSGGRYDLLPSSSAY